A part of Pectinatus sottacetonis genomic DNA contains:
- a CDS encoding aspartate ammonia-lyase, whose protein sequence is MREEHDFLGEKEVPENVLYGVQTMRAVDNFHITEQKLDPDFIVAMAKVKKAAALANMDTGRLPQKIGKVLVQAADEVIAGKWVNEFPVDPIQGGAGTSVNMNMNEVLANRGLEIMGEKKGTYDVISPNNHVNMAQSTNDVFPTSIKICIKLKARHLMTALGQMADVLDRKAVEFKDVLKMGRTHLQDAVPITLGQEMAAYAAAVRRGIKRIESSARNASVVNLGATAVGTGLNAQPQYISHVIKHLNKITGEEYFTADNLVDATNNVDILVDVSSAMKVTALVLIKIANDFRLMASGPRCGFNELKLPARQPGSSIMPGKVNPVIAEVLNQTCYQVIGNDLTVSLAAENGQFELNVMEPVMAFNILNSMRYLTNAVNAFYEKLLLHVTANKKQCEEWLEKSVGIVTALLPHIGYENSSLLAKEAYTTNRSVKDIILEKGWLTEERMKQILSPEQMTHPGITG, encoded by the coding sequence ATGCGAGAAGAACATGATTTTTTAGGTGAAAAAGAAGTTCCGGAAAATGTACTTTATGGAGTGCAGACTATGAGGGCCGTAGATAATTTTCATATTACAGAACAAAAATTGGACCCTGATTTTATTGTTGCTATGGCTAAAGTGAAAAAAGCTGCTGCCCTGGCCAATATGGATACTGGCAGATTACCGCAAAAAATTGGTAAAGTTCTTGTACAGGCAGCAGATGAAGTTATCGCAGGGAAATGGGTGAATGAGTTTCCTGTAGATCCAATACAGGGTGGGGCTGGAACCTCTGTAAACATGAATATGAATGAGGTTTTAGCTAATCGTGGTTTAGAAATTATGGGAGAGAAAAAAGGCACATATGATGTTATTTCTCCTAATAATCATGTGAACATGGCCCAGTCAACAAATGATGTGTTTCCTACAAGCATAAAAATATGTATTAAATTAAAAGCAAGACATCTTATGACGGCACTTGGACAGATGGCTGACGTACTGGATCGTAAAGCAGTTGAATTTAAAGATGTGCTGAAAATGGGACGGACGCATCTTCAGGATGCAGTTCCGATTACATTAGGACAGGAAATGGCAGCTTATGCGGCAGCAGTTCGCAGGGGGATCAAGCGCATCGAGAGTTCAGCCCGCAATGCATCAGTGGTTAATCTCGGGGCAACAGCTGTTGGAACAGGACTCAATGCACAGCCGCAGTATATAAGTCATGTAATAAAGCATTTAAATAAGATTACCGGTGAAGAATATTTTACAGCAGATAATCTTGTAGATGCTACAAATAATGTCGATATTTTAGTTGATGTTTCAAGTGCAATGAAGGTTACCGCACTTGTTTTGATAAAAATTGCAAATGATTTTCGGTTAATGGCTTCGGGGCCACGCTGTGGGTTTAATGAATTAAAACTGCCAGCGCGTCAGCCGGGATCGTCAATTATGCCGGGAAAAGTCAATCCAGTTATTGCAGAAGTACTCAATCAGACTTGTTATCAAGTTATAGGCAATGATTTAACGGTAAGTCTTGCTGCTGAAAATGGACAATTTGAACTTAATGTGATGGAACCGGTAATGGCATTTAATATACTTAATTCTATGCGTTATTTAACTAATGCGGTGAATGCTTTCTATGAAAAATTGTTGCTGCATGTTACAGCAAATAAAAAACAGTGTGAAGAGTGGCTGGAAAAAAGTGTAGGCATAGTTACAGCTCTTCTGCCGCATATAGGTTACGAAAACTCTTCATTGCTGGCTAAGGAAGCATATACAACAAATAGATCTGTAAAAGATATTATACTGGAAAAAGGCTGGCTCACTGAGGAAAGGATGAAGCAGATTCTATCTCCAGAACAAATGACCCACCCAGGAATAACGGGATAA
- a CDS encoding metal-dependent hydrolase yields MTWKSHKVLTTAAVFALTNNILFALIAGLGSIFPDKIEYIIFSRDEWQARHRTISHWFVIYAAIDFLLYMTLTVYGFFIKNMADLKNMAEITSLEKFVVIVLANFIFWYVIGCIFHILEDALCGKIPVLLPNKQIEFMHLFYVGSRKEYLICYGVAIGIFLLKWKDIIPALKTWIKM; encoded by the coding sequence ATGACATGGAAAAGCCATAAAGTTTTAACTACAGCAGCAGTATTTGCCTTGACAAATAATATTTTATTTGCCCTGATAGCAGGATTAGGAAGTATTTTTCCCGATAAAATTGAATATATAATTTTTTCCCGGGATGAATGGCAGGCTAGACACAGAACTATTTCACATTGGTTTGTGATATATGCGGCAATTGATTTTTTGCTGTATATGACATTAACTGTTTACGGATTTTTTATAAAAAATATGGCTGATTTAAAAAATATGGCTGAAATTACTTCTTTAGAAAAATTTGTAGTAATAGTTTTGGCAAATTTTATTTTTTGGTATGTTATTGGCTGTATTTTTCATATTTTGGAAGATGCTTTGTGTGGGAAAATACCTGTCTTGCTGCCTAATAAACAGATAGAATTTATGCATTTATTTTATGTAGGGTCCCGAAAAGAATATCTGATTTGTTATGGAGTGGCAATAGGCATTTTTTTGTTAAAATGGAAAGATATAATTCCGGCATTAAAAACATGGATTAAAATGTGA